In the genome of Pieris napi chromosome 16, ilPieNapi1.2, whole genome shotgun sequence, one region contains:
- the LOC125057082 gene encoding uncharacterized protein LOC125057082: MFTKLFISLLYCHIVSSQINGEFWWLNEKVAQLHNLAPPQPKIEDISEFETDESVKVVFLDHLDHFDTAKEKNDSNMKGSENDNSSSIYFKDISALGIPNHEDSLNKDKLINTESESPQNVSSLVSFTGSTASSATPISEDVLNFVFPDDNDNDVVENKNKNKTHEVKFQESVSDAINIPKSILTRAVNKIQDSESICTFIKAINCRNSHGIPYSFNGRPLSGQNMHNDLIVCCIMPLKTYDKSEIYFPDTAKHHRRFRRSDNNERENPAMRQRNALLKRKYQLQSSESKMATTISPAIITQRIVTPEDNFDPYWNVKNSKFRKPSSPESISAQNSDSNFDYSNQEYADEIPQPGGLLGSDHKKGWTLIKPTGGYFFSGSDEVSEEGEDSFGYSTIDPRLGRPMAISESRLKPYKMTPAGEDSGSGVVSFRSKPDFQVLHGFKLLNLVPNKNRFVRKTTQSEFHKDKSMEIKPYKAAPSSMVDEEYVDLDEQVYRNCGKSSNNVYDTGKELDIVGKGSTPWMALVVLTRSRQSILCYATLVHPRAAITAADCVHGTSAGEISIIAGIFDLADENSPSQHRVTNVITHPQYKPGQLNHNLAVLHWTRSLILGSLVQPACMSDPYLGDECYFVGWGGYDEAIRQRPRWQRASILSPKVCNVRLNKLDVKLPTDAFCASVKTPGSVTGVGGPLLCASGDRQSVVGVAVWRDGLILTAPVLDWAAGVVRDMLN, translated from the exons ATGTTcacaaaattattcatttcaCTTCTATATTGCCACATAGTTTCATCACAAATAAATGGCGAATTCTGGTGGTTGAATGAAAAGGTGGCCCAATTACATAATTTAGCGCCACCGCAACCAAAGATCGAAGATATTAGTGAATTCGAAACGGATGAGAGCGTTAAAGTTGTTTTTCTAGATCATTTAGATCATTTCGATACAGCCAAAGAAAAGAATGACAGTAATATGAAAGGCAGTGAGAATGACAACTCATCCtctatttatttcaaagataTATCTGCCTTGGGAATTCCAAATCATGAAGACAGTTTAAATAAGGATAAACTAATCAATACGGAAAGTGAGAGTCCACAAAATGTTAGTTCTTTGGTATCATTTACTGGTTCAACAGCTAGTAGTGCTACGCCAATAAGTGAAGACGTCTTGAACTTCGTGTTTCCGGATGATAATGATAATGATGtagtagaaaataaaaataagaataaaacccATGAAGTAAAATTTCAAGAAAGTGTCAGTGACGCCATAAATATACCGAAGTCCATTCTAACCAGAGCCGTGAATAAAATACAGGATAGTGAAAGTAtttgtacatttattaaagCAATAAACTGTAGAAACAGTCATGGTATTCCATATTCTTTCAATGGTCg GCCACTTTCAGGTCAAAATATGCATAACGATTTAATAGTTTGTTGTATAATGCCCTTAAAAACATACGATAAATCAGAAATATATTTCCCTGATACCGCGAAGCATCACAGGCGATTCCGGAGATCTGATAACAACGAACGTGAAAACCCGGCTATGAGGCAAAGAAATGCTTTATTGAAGCGTAAATATCAGTTACAATCTTCAGAATCAAAAATGGCGACAACTATATCCCCAGCGATAATAACACAGCGAATTGTTACTCCAGAAGATAATTTTGATCCGTATTGGAATGTAAAGAATTCAAAATTCAGAAAACCTTCATCTCCAGAAAGCATCAGTGCCCAAAACAGTGACTCAAACTTTGATTATAGTAACCAAGAGTACGCAGATGAAATACCACAACCAGGTGGGTTGCTAGGCTCTGATCATAAAAAAGGATGGACACTTATCAAACCTACTGgtggatatttttttagtgGCTCAGATGAAGTTAGTGAAGAAGGCGAAGATTCTTTCGGCTATTCTACAATAGATCCAAGACTGG GACGTCCAATGGCGATATCTGAAAGTAGACTAAAACCGTACAAAATGACTCCTGCCGGAGAGGATTCTGGGAGCGGTGTCGTCAGTTTCAGATCAAAGCCAGACTTTCAAGTTTTACATGGTTTCAAATTACTTAACTTAGTGccgaataaaaatagatttgtaCGCAAAACGACTCAGAGTGAATTTCACAAAGATAAGTCGATGGAAATAAAGCCATATAAAGCTGCACCCAGTTCAATGGTAGATGAGGAGTATGTTGACTTAGATGAACAAGTTTATAGGAACTGTGGAAAAAGTTCGAACAATGTTTATGATACTG GAAAAGAGCTGGATATCGTCGGTAAAGGTTCAACACCTTGGATGGCCTTGGTCGTGTTAACAAGGAGCCGCCAAAGCATCCTTTGCTATGCAACTTTGGTACACCCGCGCGCTGCCATCACAGCTGCCGATTGTGTACATGG aacatcaGCAGGAGAAATAAGTATAATAGCTGGTATATTTGACCTGGCTGACGAAAATTCTCCATCTCAACATCGCGTAACGAATGTAATAACTCACCCGCAGTATAAACCTGGCCAACTAAATCATAATTTAGCTGTTTTA CATTGGACTCGATCGTTGATCTTGGGAAGCCTCGTACAACCCGCTTGCATGTCAGATCCTTACCTCGGTGATGAATGCTACTTTGTGGGTTGGGGCGGCTACGACGAAG CCATTCGACAAAGGCCGCGTTGGCAGCGAGCGTCAATTCTATCACCGAAAGTGTGTAACGTGCGTCTGAACAAACTTGACGTGAAGCTACCGACCGACGCCTTTTGTGCCTCAGTGAAGACACCGGGATCTGTG ACCGGCGTAGGAGGTCCTCTATTGTGTGCGAGCGGTGACCGTCAGTCCGTAGTCGGAGTGGCCGTCTGGAGAGACGGGCTCATCCTCACGGCACCCGTCCTGGATTGGGCGGCTGGAGTAGTTCGAGATATGCTGAACTAA
- the LOC125057475 gene encoding uncharacterized protein LOC125057475: MPKSDGKFRCCYVNTICGRSLQHGVMFVGIATVVISSIVLLLSLVCATLTLRSDKLLNAHPVAAMNFIFSLVSSSFSTYQILISAVLLWHVGQEIFYIYSLWYTSHLSILTIYFVLFTIKVIICFAEKHYVTACITISIGILYEGIFIYFLIIVNSYLYSINQDIYQ, from the exons atGCCCAAATCAGATGGTAAATTTAGGTGCTGTTATGTAAATACAATATGCGGCCGGAGTTTACAACATGGTGTTATGTTTGTGGGAATAGCCACAGTG gtaATTTCATCAATAGTTCTTCTACTGTCGCTGGTTTGTGCCACACTTACGTTGAGATCGGATAAGTTGTTAAACGCTCATCCGGTTGCAGCGATGAACTTTATTTTCTCACTTGTATCCTCCAGTTTCTCCACTTATCAGATCCTCATATCAGCCGTACTGCTTTGGCATGTG GGCCAAGAaatcttctatatatattctttgtgGTATACATCACACTTATCAATTTTGACAATCTATTTTGTTCTGTTCACAATTAAAGTGATTATTTGTTTTGCCGAGAAACATTATGTGACAGCTTGCATTACAATTTCTATTGGGATATTATATGAAG gtatttttatatattttcttattatagtGAACAGTTATTTATACTCAATAAATCAAGATATATACCAATGA